One Capricornis sumatraensis isolate serow.1 chromosome 8, serow.2, whole genome shotgun sequence genomic region harbors:
- the LOC138083463 gene encoding prostate and testis expressed protein 3-like produces MELALCSPAVTPLRCITCHLRTQTDRCRRGFGICVARNYERCMILKIFQDGTLQLSYLVCQRFCRDLTYSFQGRIYVHRCCNYNYCNFRTLKYFYS; encoded by the exons CTCTGTGCTCTCCAGCAGTGACACCACTGAGATGCATAACCTGCCACCTTCGTACACAGACGGATCGCTGTAGAAGAGGCTTTGGCATCTGTGTTGCTAGGAATTATGAGAGATGCATGATCTTAAAGATCTTCCAGG ATGGCACCCTCCAGTTATCGTATCTGGTGTGCCAGAGATTCTGCAGAGATCTGACATACAGTTTCCAGGGTCGAATTTACGTTCACAGATGCTGCAACTACAATTATTGTAACTTTAGAACACTGAAATACTTCTACTCCTGA